Proteins encoded together in one Cyprinus carpio isolate SPL01 chromosome B14, ASM1834038v1, whole genome shotgun sequence window:
- the atg2a gene encoding autophagy-related protein 2 homolog A yields MSRWLFPWSGSIKKRACRYLLQHYLGHFLEERLSLDQLSLDLYNGSGVIREINLDVWAVNELLDSLGAPLEIVEGFVNSIAVTIPWAALVTEHCTLEVTGLQITCRPKYRTNGNWDSQGWSSCMTSSMQLAQECLKDPPEASEDPPAPLEGLEMFAQTIETVLRRIKVTFLDTIVRVEHHSLDAETGVALEMRIKRVDYYDEAVRDSSQTVPVDIHQPPAFLHKILQLNSVQLLYETLGGSQGLVHSDDMASSRETDKMDENYKSDNASDAPQSLHPTPKPPEPLLIGQCSGFIETTVKIKQNEMLPGPKFELDGKVGCLHLLLSPSQITHLTDLMSSLCIRTSDGSGGGGGGGGVSGGGVSRPLGSDDLRLIEEDLSKQLNSEMYDRDLELEAEPYVTSMEHGEMFYSMGLGCMTSSVLSTRSGSELSDSDMESSIHSQSSLVQTNPLSPQGMLNCPRRYPVPGSLSSLPQCSRPPKRSSRSSQSEPLKPDSFLRLSLGGVTLTLLEQDPPPGPDGLSSLAEVSQLFFRELGFFKDSMFSERDFHNLRGNFAKACPHSHIRVTGAAVQLACEMRSAGRHTQATTSDLSFSRLELLECLWDSGGPQYTELLQFQSAGLFTMGTTARPCAQFHHSLSEKHMRKSGSRRRVIRRDSSLRVELGELSSELDLDIIGRLDDILQALRHSPAPCQRNTAQAAESHLLELHSSLLLQSPYAVLKVRFPIPDLRPLGLRRPLSQRAVRNEILSLQISNLELKSQQGPDVQQDGPCSPGAKLTKLLEACFTDLHGVYEGWEGEAFPCILVQKSPDPQNPDGIPRIQIRVNEGVGSDSTGVCEGVNRDLGLGSMSLENPCELREKNSSPFSSNRTMFETEEMVIPADPEEMDEFQTRCICQCQYVVDITFPVAYILLPSKEAFLSIYNRINNDLLMWEPPPPPPSPPPAPPSSFQSSRSPSHQHRPEEDEFYFCKSAFRLESDSEEEEPPFFSTNQSKRRKQLEPQSSHALSLLCLTVLIGKGRLQAMTDCKNEAGCKMDLCHGELILDLEGGKIFSVTQHQNNPNLNFLTIESRRVELYHKAEVPDTPIPVKLEMPRFTSPGHLDPTIYPTEVGVSSVGGRETDVQMLSTAIKITLDLERNVKEFLVALRLHGATLRHHMALTNHSWHEQIVDFLDVIDDDILGYTPPAVITVLHTHLATCAVDYRPLYLPLRVLFTAESFSLSSNIIVDTATFHLRFILDDSALYLSDKCESDTVDLRRDYVCVLDIDLLELAITTWKGTDSSKLTQPLFELRCSNNVVHVHTCADSCAALVNMLQYLVSQGDLHPPPRHTSPTEIAGQKLLLSESPASLPPCPPAETAEINQCDLTDALIDTERILQEETQSGSPSIRRASPVSVYLFPGEAPKLRPSVLEGEESDIDGLVSTAMEANADMMSEEGSESSTDNDDFCILEAPGMGIPPRDGEPVVTVLSQGPIKVRDGYYSRPRGSSDLLRAPTRFPVPQNRVVLREVSVVWHLYGGKDFNVKPSSAHTPHSHKVRSAAPGARGSPSRSAGPSRPQNSWRWVGGSGRQHTLLMEIQLTKVSFQHETYPVVAPPAAGPDAEGPGLGEQPISRQVFIVQELEVRDRLASSQINKFLYLYTSESMPRRAHSNMLTVKALQVMPESGLGGPECCLRVSLLPLRLNIDQDALFFLKDFFSNMAAGVNPYLYIYPEHEVRSDVPQKASDDTEPGSGLGHDLAASVETTYSEQSSSSAGSSSSSDQPIYFREFRFTSEVPIWLDYHGKHVVIDQGTFAGILIGLAQLNCSELKLKRLCCRHGLLGVDKVIQYAVNEWLTDIRKNQLPGILGGVGPMHSVVQLFHGVRDLFWMPIEQYRKDGRIIRGLQRGAASFGTSTASAALELSNRLVQAIQSTAETVYDILSPTPPLTRYITEGRPTPRPRRTPQPADLREGVAKAYDTVREGMIDTAQTLCDVASRGHEQKGLPGAVGGVLRQIPPTVVRPLIVASEATSNLLGGMRNQIKPDARKEDYLKWRTEDGQE; encoded by the exons AGTGGACTATTATGATGAGGCTGTAAGAGACTCAAGCCAGACAGTGCCTGTAGACATCCACCAGCCACCAGCCTTCCTGCACAAGATCCTTCAGCTCAACTCTGTACAGCTGCTCTATGAGACTCTCGGAGGGTCACAG GGGCTAGTTCATTCTGATGACATGGCGAGCAGCAGGGAGACGGATAAGATGGATGAAAATTATAAAAGTGATAATGCTTCTGACGCCCCTCAATCGTTACATCCCACCCCGAAGCCCCCTGAGCCTCTGCTGATTGGACAATGCTCTGGATTCATAGAGACGACAGTCAAAATCAAACAGAATGAAATGCTGCCTGGGCCCAAG TTTGAGTTGGACGGTAAAGTCGGGTGTCTCCACCTGCTGCTGTCCCCCAGTCAGATCACACACCTGACGGACCTCATGTCCTCCCTCTGCATCAGGACTTCAG ATGGCagcggtggtggtggtggtggtggtggtgtatcCGGTGGGGGTGTTTCTAGGCCTCTGGGTTCTGATGATCTGCGATTGATCGAAGAGGATCTTAGTAAGCAGCTGAACTCAGAAATGTATGACAGAGATCTGGAGCTGGAAGCAGAACCATATGTCACCAGCATGGAGCACGGAG AGATGTTTTATTCGATGGGTCTCGGCTGTATGACCAGCAGTGTGTTGTCAACACGCTCTGGGAGTGAACTGTCAGACAGCGATATGGAGTCGTCCATTCATAGCCAGAGCAGCCTGGTTCAAACAAACCCTCTGTCTCCACAG GGAATGCTCAACTGTCCTCGTCGTTATCCTGTACCAGGATCCTTATCTAGTTTGCCTCAATGTAGCAGACCTCCCA aACGGTCATCTCGAAGCAGTCAGTCAGAGCCGCTGAAACCAGACTCCTTTCTCCGCCTCTCTCTGGGCGGAGTCACACTTACTCTGTTAGAGCAGGACCCGCCTCCCGGGCCGGATGGGCTGTCCTCATTGGCTGAGGTGTCACAGTTGTTTTTCCGTGAGCTTGGGTTCTTTAAGGACAGCATGTTCAGTGAGAGAGACTTCCACAATCTGAGAGGAAACTTTGCTAAAGCATGTCCCCACTCCCACATCAG GGTGACCGGTGCAGCAGTGCAGCTGGCTTGTGAGATGCGTAGCGCAGGGCGCCACACCCAAGCCACGACCTCTGACCTCTCCTTCAGCAGGCTGGAACTGCTGGAGTGCCTGTGGGACTCGGGCGGTCCACAGTACACAGag CTTTTGCAGTTCCAGTCAGCTGGTCTCTTTACGATGGGCACCACTGCCAGACCCTGTGCCCAGTTCCACCACAGTCTGTCTGAGAAGCACATGCGTAAG AGTGGAAGCAGGCGTCGTGTGATACGCAGGGACAGCTCTCTGCGAGTCGAGCTCGGTGAGCTCAGCTCTGAGTTGGACCTGGACATCATAGGCCGACTGGACGACATACTGCAGGCCCTGAGGCACAGTCCAGCTCCGTGTCAAAGAAACACTGCGCAGGCTGCAGAG TCTCATTTGTTGGAGCTCCATTCTTCTCTCCTGCTTCAATCTCCTTATGCCGTGTTGAAGGTCCGTTTCCCCATCCCTGACCTTCGACCCCTGGGGCTGAGACGGCCCCTGAGCCAGCGTGCAGTGCGAAATGAGATCTTGAGCCTGCAGATCTCTAATCTGGAGCTGAAGTCTCAGCAGGGGCCAGACGTTCAGCAGGACGGCCCCTGCAGCCCAGGGGCCAAACTCACCAAACTACTGGAGGCCTGTTTCACTGATTTGCACG gaGTGTATGAGGGCTGGGAGGGAGAGGCATTTCCCTGTATCCTTGTGCAAAAGAGCCCAGATCCACAGAACCCTGATGGTATTCCCAG GATTCAGATACGAGTGAATGAAGGAGTGGGTTCTGACAGTACGGGTGTGTGTGAAGGGGTGAACAGGGATCTGGGGCTGGGCTCCATGTCTCTAGAGAACCCCTGTGAACTCCGAGAGAAGAACAGCTCTCCTTTCTCCTCAAACCGCACTATGTTTGAGACAGAAGAG aTGGTGATCCCAGCAGACCCAGAGGAGATGGATGAGTTTCAGACTCGGTGTATCTGTCAGTGTCAGTATGTGGTTGATATCACATTTCCTGTAGCCTACATTCTCCTTCCCAGTAAAGAGGCTTTTCTGAGCATCTATAACAG GATTAATAATGATCTGTTGATGTGGGaacctcctccacctcctccgtcccctcctcctgctcctccttctTCTTTTCAAAGTTCTCGTAGTCCCTCCCACCAGCACAGACCTGAGGAGGAtgaattttacttctgtaaatCTGCCTTCAGGCTGG AATCTGACTCTGAGGAGGAGGAGCCTCCATTCTTCTCAACCAACCAATCAAAACGAAGGAAACAGTTAGAGCCTCAGTCCAGCCACGCCCTCAGTCTGCTCTGTTTAACGGTGCTCATTGGCAAAGGTCGCCTCCAAGCCATGACAGACTGCaag AATGAAGCTGGATGTAAAATGGACCTCTGTCATGGAGAACTCATTTTGGACTTGGAAGGAGGAAAGATTTTTAGTGTAACACAACACCAGAACAATCCCAATCTCAACTTCCTTACCATAGAAAGCAGAAGAGTAGAGCTGTACCATAAAG CCGAGGTCCCAGACACCCCTATTCCTGTGAAACTGGAAATGCCCAGATTCACATCCCCTGGTCATCTGGACCCTACCATTTACCCCACAGAGGTGGGGGTGAGCAGTGTTGGTGGCCGAGAAACCGATGTTCAGATGCTGTCGACTGCCATCAAGATCACATTAGATCTTGAGAGGAATGTGAAG GAGTTTTTGGTCGCACTGAGACTCCATGGTGCTACTTTAAGACATCACATGGCGTTAACCAATCATAGCTGGCATGAGCAG ATTGTTGATTTCCTTGATGTCATTGATGATGACATTTTGGGCTACACCCCACCTGCCGTCATCACGGTTCTTCACACTCACCTGGCCACCTGTGCAGTGGACTACAG GCCGCTTTATCTTCCTCTGCGAGTTTTGTTTACAGCTGAATCCTTTTCTTTATCCAGCAACATCATTGTGGACACTGCAACCTTTCACCTCAG GTTTATCTTAGATGACTCTGCATTGTACCTGTCTGATAAATGTGAAAGTGATACTGTGGATTTGAGACGAG actatgtgtgtgtgttggacatTGATCTGCTGGAACTGGCCATAACAACTTGGAAAGGAACTGACTCGAGTAAACTG acTCAGCCGTTGTTCGAGCTTCGTTGTTCTAATAATGTAGTTCACGTGCACACCTGTGCCGACTCGTGCGCTGCTCTGGTTAACATGCTGCAGTACCTGGTTTCCCAGGGCGATCTTCACCCTCCCCCTCGCCACACATCCCCCACAGAGATCGCCGGACAGAAACTTctg CTGTCAGAAAGTCCTGCCTCACTTCCGCCCTGCCCTCCAGCAGAGACAGCAGAGATTAACCAGTGTGACCTCACAGATGCCTTGATTGACACCGAGAGAATCCTACAGGAAGAGACCCAAT CAGGTTCTCCCTCCATTCGCCGAGCCTCACCTGTCTCAGTCTATCTGTTCCCGGGAGAAGCCCCCAAGCTCCGCCCCTCTGTTCTAGAAGGGGAGGAGTCTGATATTGATGGATTGGTCAGCACAGCTATGGAAGCTAATGCAGATATGATGTCAGAGGAAGGATCAGAGAGTTCTACCGACAACGACGACTTCTGCATCCTAGAGGCTCCTGGGATGGGGATCCCA ccTAGAGACGGGGAGCCTGTGGTGACTGTGCTCTCCCAGGGCCCTATAAAGGTGCGGGATGGTTACTACTCTCGGCCTCGGGGCAGTTCAGATCTGCTGCGTGCCCCGACCCGCTTCCCAGTGCCTCAGAACAGAGTGGTGCTCCGAGAGGTGTCTGTCGTCTGGCACTTGTATGGCGGCAAAGACTTCAATGTCAAACCCAGCTCGGcccacacaccacacagccaTAA AGTTCGCTCAGCTGCTCCCGGAGCCCGTGGTTCTCCCTCTCGTTCAGCGGGGCCCTCGCGGCCCCAGAACTCCTGGCGGTGGGTTGGAGGAAGTGGGCGGCAGCACACACTGCTCATGGAGATACAACTGACAAAG gTCAGTTTCCAGCATGAGACGTACCCAGTGGTGGCGCCCCCTGCTGCAGGACCAGATGCAGAAGGACCCGGCCTCGGAGAACAACCTATTTCTCGCCAAGTGTTTATCGTCCAGGAGCTGGAGGTGCGAGACCGACTGGCTTCCTCTCAAATCAACAAGTTCCTGTACCTGTACACCAGTGAGAGCATGCCGCGCAGAGCTCACTCCAACATG TTGACAGTGAAAGCGCTGCAGGTGATGCCTGAATCGGGTTTGGGCGGACCAGAGTGCTGTCTGAGAGTCAGTCTGTTACCTCTGCGACTCAATATCGACCAG GATGCACTTTTCTTCTTGAAGGACTTTTTCAGTAACATGGCTGCAGGAGTTAATCCTTACCTATACATCTACCCAGAACATGA AGTGAGAAGTGACGTTCCTCAGAAGGCTTCAGACGACACAGAACCTGGCTCTGGACTGGGTCATGATCTGGCTGCTTCTGTAGAAACAACCTATAGTGAGCAGAGTTCCTCCTCCGctggctcctcctcttcctctgacCAGCCCATCTACTTCAG AGAGTTTCGTTTTACTTCTGAAGTTCCCATCTGGCTGGACTATCACGGGAAGCATGTGGTTATTGATCAG GGAACGTTTGCAGGCATCCTGATTGGTCTGGCCCAGCTGAACTGCTCTGAACTAAAGCTGAAGAGATTGTGCTGTAGACATGG GCTGCTGGGTGTTGATAAGGTGATTCAGTATGCTGTGAACGAATGGCTCACAGACATCAGGAAGAACCAGCTGCCGGGGATTCTGGGAGGTGTTGGTCCCATGCATTCTGTCGTACAACTCT TCCATGGTGTGCGTGATTTGTTCTGGATGCCGATAGAGCAGTACCGGAAGGATGGGCGTATTATCCGAGGCCTCCAGAGGGGGGCGGCATCATTCGGCACCTCTACAGCCTCTGCTGCTCTAGAGCTCAGCAACAGACTAGTGCAGGCAATTCAG TCCACTGCGGAGACAGTGTATGACATCTTATCTCCGACTCCACCTCTGACACGTTACATCACTGAGGGACGTCCCACTCCCCGTCCCAGACGCACCCCTCAACCAGCTGACCTCAGAGAGGGTGTGGCTAAGGCCTATGATACCGTCAGAGAG GGAATGATTGACACCGCTCAGACCCTGTGTGATGTCGCGTCTCGTGGTCACGAGCAGAAAGGTCTTCCTGGAGCAGTGGGCGGGGTTTTGCGTCAGATCCCGCCCACTGTAGTCCGTCCACTTATAGTTGCCTCAGAGGCCACTTCAAACCTACTGGGAGGAATGCGGAACCAAATTAAACCAGATGCGCGGAAAGAGGACTACTTAAAATGGCGCACCGAAGATGGCCAAGAATGA
- the trmt112 gene encoding multifunctional methyltransferase subunit TRM112-like protein, whose translation MKLLTHNMLTSHVKGVTKGYPLIIKATEVKVNELEFNAQFVSRMIPKLEWSALIQAAEWLGQSQDLPSALIPDYENDEEFLRKVHRILLEVEVIEGCLQCPESGREFPISKGVPNMLLNEGE comes from the exons ATGAAGCTGTTAACGCATAACATGTTAACATCCCACGTGAAAGGTGTGACTAAAGGATACCCTCTTATTATCAAG GCAACAGAAGTGAAAGTGAATGAGCTGGAGTTCAATGCTCAGTTTGTGAGCCGGATGATTCCTAAGCTGGAGTGGAGTGCATTGATTCAGGCAGCAGAATGG CTTGGACAGTCTCAAGACCTGCCCAGCGCTCTCATACCAGACTATGAAAATGATGAGGAGTTCCTGCGTAAAGTTCACAGAATTCTTCTGGAG GTTGAGGTTATAGAGGGATGTTTACAGTGTCCTGAATCTGGCAGAGAGTTCCCAATCTCCAAAGGTGTTCCCAACATGTTACTCAATGAAGGCGAGTAG
- the tgfb5 gene encoding transforming growth factor beta-2 proprotein, with product MWFINLTLLVLKLSVSAEGFSTCQSYSLDDHKSKRIEAVRGQILSKLRIRSPPEPEASPSPESVPVEVMLLYNSTKELLKERARQAEVACERESSEEDYYAKEVQRINMMPLRTDTNSISPVPQSPYFRIVGFDVTNVERNSSTLVKAEFRIFRAPNPQARTTEQRVEIYQILKSDDVTAPSQRYIDSRTVEPRAKGAWLSVDITETVKEWMAFRERNLGLKISVHCPCCTFVPSTNNIVPNKSEELEARFAGIDDDIIKQNRRPDVTKGQIEFSTKTPHLILTLLPTDRLDSPAKKNRKKRSAADTSICSRTDQGCCLRSLYIDFRRDLNWKWIHEPKGYKANFCAGNCPYLWSADSHYNMILPLYNKMNPEASASPCCVPQDLEPLTIVYFLGRTPRVEQLSNMVVRSCKCR from the exons ATGTGGTTCATCAATCTAACTTTGCTCGTTCTCAAGCTGTCTGTGTCTGCGGAGGGATTCTCCACGTGCCAGTCCTACAGCTTGGACGACCACAAATCTAAAAGGATCGAGGCGGTGCGCGGTCAGATCTTGAGCAAGCTGCGCATCCGGAGTCCTCCGGAACCCGAAGCCAGTCCGTCACCGGAGTCGGTACCGGTGGAGGTGATGTTACTTTACAACAGCACGAAGGAGCTGCTGAAGGAGCGCGCGCGCCAGGCCGAAGTCGCGTGCGAGCGGGAGAGCAGCGAGGAGGACTATTACGCCAAAGAGGTGCAGCGGATCAATATGATGCCACTGCGCACAGATACGA ATTCAATCAGCCCGGTTCCTCAGAGCCCGTACTTCAGGATAGTGGGCTTCGACGTCACCAACGTGGAGCGAAATTCCAGTACTTTGGTCAAAGCAGAATTTCGCATCTTCAGAGCGCCAAACCCACAGGCGCGCACCACAGAGCAGCGCGTGGAAATATACCAG ATTCTCAAATCTGACGACGTGACAGCACCGTCTCAGAGGTACATCGACTCCAGAACAGTTGAGCCTCGAGCCAAGGGGGCGTGGCTTTCTGTCGACATCACTGAGACTGTGAAGGAGTGGATGGCATTCAGAG AGAGGAATCTCGGACTCAAGATCAGCGTTCACTGTCCCTGCTGTACATTCGTCCCTTCCACAAACAATATCGTCCCTAACAAGAGTGAAGAGTTGGAAGCCAGATTTGCAG GTATTGATGATGACATTATAAAGCAGAACAGAAGACCAGACGTGACTAAAGGTCAGATTGAATTCAGCACAAAAACTCCCCATTTGATACTCACCCTGCTGCCCACTGACCGTCTGGACAGTCCCGCCAAGAAAAACCGCAAGAAGAGATCAGCAGCAGACACATCCATATGCTCACG GACTGATCAGGGCTGCTGTCTGAGGTCTCTGTATATTGATTTTCGTCGGGACCTGAACTGGAAGTGGATCCACGAGCCAAAAGGGTACAAAGCTAATTTCTGTGCGGGGAACTGTCCTTACCTATGGAGCGCAGACAGCCACTACAACATG ATTCTCCCGCTGTATAATAAAATGAATCCAGAAGCATCAGCATCTCCGTGTTGTGTTCCTCAGGACCTGGAGCCCCTCACCATCGTTTATTTCCTAGGCCGAACCCCCCGCGTGGAACAGCTCTCCAACATGGTGGTCCGATCCTGCAAGTGCCGTTGA